A stretch of DNA from Sphingomonas sp. SORGH_AS_0879:
CCCGTCAAGCGGACGGAGCCAGCCGCGCGGCCGGGGACAGCATCGTCTTACGGCTCTTGCGATATGGCGTATCGGCGGGGACCATCCGCTCCGTCGAGGAAATTCTGCCGACCGTCGGCGTCCTGATCGTCGGCGGTTTTCAAGAACCTGCCCATGCCATCGCCAATACCCTGCTCGGCCTGTTCACCGACCCCTGCCAGGCCGCACGGGTTGCGGCCGATCCGCGCGGTCGAAGCGCCGCCGCGATCCTGGAGGGCCTTCGTTGGCTGCCGCCCTTCGGCATGACCGAGAAGCGCACGACCCAGGACATCGTGCTTGGCCATGTCAGCATCCTCGCCGACACCGAAATCGCCCTCGTCATCGGTTCGGCGAACCGGGACCCGGCACGCTTTGAACGCCCCGACATGTTCGACCTGGAACGCCCACGGCAATCCACCCTGGCGTTCGGCTTTGGCGGGCATTTCTGCCCCGGCCACGGCCTGGCCAGAACGCTCGCGTCTATCGTCCTGGAAGAGATGTTTCTCCGATTGCCGGGCCTGCGACCAGACCCGCGTGGTTCCGCGGTCGTTCATGGTTGGCTGTCTCGCGGGGTCACGTCGCTGCCGATGGTCTGGGATTGAGGGGGGCGAACCGGAATTGCCTCGCGTCTGCAAGGATCGTCGCAGCGCGCCGCTGACCCACGCGGCATAGGCGTTTTCGTTCGGATCATCTGCATCACGACCCGATGCGACACCATGATCGTCCTCACATCGGGGCGAATCATGGTGGAGGAAAAGCGCGCCCGAATGGAGGCGATCGATGACCAGCAGTGTCTTCAATCAATATGGAACGCGCAAATATCTCACCATGGCGGAGATCGACCGCTTCGTGCTTGCCGCCGGTACATCACCGGTCCGAAACCCGCGCGTTTTGCTGGCTGATGGCATTTTCCGGTTGCCGAATCTCGGAAGCGCTCTCCCTGACCGCGCAAAGCATCGATTTCGCCTCCGGTCAGGTCGTGATCAAATGCCTGAAAAAGCGCGGAAAGACCGTGTTCAGATCCATACCACTGCCCTCCAACCTTCTCCAACTGTTCAAAAGCTGGTTCGCAACGCGGCCCAACGACGCCGATCTCTTATGGCCCTGGTCGCGAATGACGGGATATCGACGCATTCGGGATGTCATGCTGGAGGCCCGGATCAGGGGCAGCCATGCATCGCCCAAGGGGTTGCGGCACGGTTTTGGAGTCCGCGCCATCCAGACCGGCGTTCCCCTGACGCTGGTTCAGCGCTGGCTCGGCCATGCCGATATCAAGACGACGGCGATCTATACGAGCGCGATGGGCCCGGAAGAGCGCCAGATCGCCGAGCGCATGTGGAATGGTCGTGCGCGGCGACCCACCGGGATCGTTCCGCCCGCTCCTCCCGAGGTCGATTGCACAGCGGCTACGCGGCCGCTCGATGCCCATGCGTCCGTGCAACGCCATAGCGAGCCGCCGCCCGCCTGCCAGGGCTCGCCGCTGGCCGGCCCGACGCGCGGGCCACTGCGCAAACTACTGCGTTTTCTTACGACCAATCTGAGTTCTGCCAGTCGAATGCAAACAGCGGGGCCATAAGGGTCTGACCATAAAGGGTGATTGTCGCGTCGTCCACGAAACGACAGCGACTGACGCTGTCTCCTTCAAAATTTTTCGCCGACCGGACAAAGACAGGCCCCGTGCGAATCGTCTGCGGACAATCCTTTTTTACCTTGCGGTCCTAGCCCCGGCCTAGACCGACCAAGGCCGTGTCTAGCGCAAGCAAGGCCCAATCGGGATCCGTCAATCTTCTCGTCAATCAACACATAACGGCAAATACCAATGAGCAAATATATGATCGGGAATGCATTTTATCCTTAATTATCGAAAATTCACTGTGATCGGATGCGATGTATTTGAAATATTTTTTTGCCTATGGTATAACTATGGAACTTATTCAGCCGCTTTAAATGTTATGAACTTACATTAAACGGCGGCTCCGCTGGGAGGCATCGATGTTTAACTTGAAAATCGGCAGCTCCATTGGGATCAAGATCATCGCTGCATCCTCGATATCACTCCTCACCGGCGGCACCGCCTTTCTCGCGCTTTCATCCCAAGATATGGAAACCACGGCGACCGATGGCCTCTCCGGATATGTCCAGGTCGTGACGGGCGCCTCCTCGGGCCCATCCTCGGCGGGCGCACTACCGATGACGGTCCTGAGCGCCACGATGGAATTTGCGCAGACGCATGTCCTGCCCGCACAGGGCATCACCTGGACCTCGGAGGACAGGACGACCAACCTCCATCTCATCGCAAATCGCGCCGCATTGGCGATCGTTCGGCTCGGCGCCACCGACGCCGTGTCCCCCTCGATCGAGGCATTGCGCGACGGTGTGGTCCTCGGTTCGGTCGAACTCGCCCCACCCTCGGCCGTGCCCTCGTCCGAAGGCGGCGGCCCGGCCTTTGCCACGGACGCCTGGACCGCCGACCTGCCCCGAAACTGGATCGCCCCGGGTACGCAATTCATCGTCAAGGCGGCGAATTACGCTCCTTCCGCTCCGATCAGCCCCCTCATCGGGGCGGACAGTTCGATGTTGTTACGAGTGCTGCCCTTCTATCTGTTCGGCGGGACAGAGGCGAACACCCAGCCACTTTGGGTGGCGCAGCGGCCCAATCCGGCCATCGAAAGCGAACTGGCCGCCAAATGGCCGGTCGCCAATCTCGAGGTCGCGCCCCATCCTGCGGGCTTCGTCAGTTGGGATCACCTCGTAATTTCACCCAATGACGGTCGGCCCGCCTATGTCATGAGGAACGCCGATCAGGAGCAGGGCGGCTCGGAACTGCTTGGCGCCGTGCTCGGCATTCTGAACGCCTTGCGCAAGGCGAATGGCGAGAGCCGGACCAACAATCAATATTACGCCTCCCTGCTGCCATTGGGTGCCGCCGGGACGTATCGCTGGTCGGGAGGCGGGCTAGGCACGGTCGGTGGCGGCATCGGGGCGGGCACATTCCGCTTCGGCAGCATTTTCTTTCACGAGCAAGGGCATGCGTTCGGCCTCGGGCATGCGGGTCATGAAGACGGCTATCCTTATCCGGCCGGCAGCCTCAAGGGCTCCGCATGGGGCTACGATCCCGATCGGCGACAGTTCCTATCGCCCCTCGTCCCGACGACGGCCTCGAATTACGCGGGCTGTGCGCGGGACCATGAACTCGATGAAACCGGTCGCTGCTACAAGCAGGATCCGATGCAGAACGGCGCGGGCGATCAGGACCCCTCCTATCGCTTCACCATGTTCTCCGATTTCAATACCGCCCGAATGCAGCGCTGGTTGGAGGGAACGACCACGATCGGGTCAGACGGACAACCCCTATTCTCCGGTGGCCGGATTTTCGCGCAGCCCAATGGTTACGCGCGTTGGAACAGCCTGAGCCAGGCATGGTCACCTTTGCCGGACGACAATACCGAGGATCGGGGACTTTACGGGGTCAACCTCAATCTGCCCGTCGAGCGGAACCTGCCCGTCTACGCGATCGTCATTACCTACAGCCTGACGGCAACGCCCGGTGTATCCCAGATTTATCCGGTATTGCGCTTTACCGGAAATACGATCCGGACCTTCGATCCGACCAACGCCCAGGATCGGGCGGATATCGACATCAGGACGGGAAAATACCGGCAATATTGCCAGAATAGCGGTTGCGATTACACGCTACGCGTAACCTATTCCGACGGCTCTATCATCCACCGCATATTGAAGGACGGTTTCCGCGGCTTTATCGGCGCCGACCGGCCCCTGCCCGCCAGAGCAAGCGATCCGACAAGCGACGGAAGCTTCAAGACCTGGGCGATCAATATCCCCGCGACCCATGCCATCAGCAGGATCGAACTGCTTGAAACACCGACGGCATGGCGCGGCATGCCCGCCGAACCGCGCGTCGTCCTGCGGCAATAGACGCCATATCATCGTTGCAACAACTTTAACTGTGCAAGCCGGTCGCCAGCGACAACGATCGCGGCGATCGGCATGAACATGCGCAATTCATGCTTTCGAATATCAAACCGTCGGAGCGGCTTTCTTTCAGGCTCATAACCGCAGGAACCAATATAGACAGTTGGTGCGCTCCTGCGGCCGAAACTGTCGACCAGCTTACCGATGAACGACCACAGCCCGGATACTATCCGCTCGCTAACCTTTCGGGGCATGCCTTGAGGAAAACCTTCTCGATCCAATTGAAGTCGGGGCTGTAGCCCGTCATGGCGAAGGCCGGCGCGCGCGATCCCGCTCGGCCGCGCGCCCGGTCCCTCTTGCAGCACTCCGCTCACCGCGACCCGGTCCAGCTCACGGCACACTCAACCCGGACAACGTCGCGAGGAGGCCTGCGTGCCGCGCTAGGATCATATGTGCATGCGCCTCTGTCCGTCGGTCCGCCGCACTAAGCCTTGGATCGCGAGGGTGCTTGGTCATGGACGCCGGAACCCATCCCCACCGAGATACTATTTGCGCTTCAAATAAATATGATATTAAATCCAGCGCGCGTCCGCCAGGCCGCTGTCGATATGAAGGAGAGAATATGCGAGCGATGGGCAAAATAGCGGCTCTGCTTCTGCTGGGTACGGCACCGGTTCCGGCGCTCGCACAGGCCAGCTACGATGGCGCGGCGCGTATGTTCCGGCTCGATGGCGGCGACGTGACCTATGCGTTCAAGGTCAATGCACAGGGTATATTGCAGTCGGTCTATTGGGGCAGGCGCCTGCCCGATCGCGTCCCCTTGAGCGCTCCCGAACTGTCGGGCCTGAGCGGATTCGACATCGCCGCCAATGTCGTGCCGCAGGAATATGCCGGTCAGGGCGGCGGGCTCTATGCCGAACCCGCGCTGAAGGTCGCCTATCCCGATGGCAATCGCGATCTGGTCCTATACTATCGCAGCCACCGGATGGACGGCGATGCCGTACATGTTACGCTGAGCGATCTGGACCGGCCGCTGTTCGTCACCCTGACATACCGGATCGATCGCGGCACCGGCGTCATCGCGCGTTCGGCGGTCATCGAAAATCGCGGCACCGCGGACGTTCGGCTCGATCAAGTCGCCGCCGCCGGGCTGACACTGCCGGTCGCCTATGACTACAAGTTGCATTTCTCCACCGGGCGCTGGGCGGCGGAATGGACGATGCGCGAACGCGCGATCACGCCGGGCGCCACCGTGCTGGAGAGCCGTCGCGGATCGACCGGAAGCGAGAACAACCCGTGGTTCATGGTGACCCGCCAAGGCACCGACGAAGCCAAGGGTCCGGCCTGGATCGGCGCGCTCGCCTGGAGCGGATCGTGGCGGCTGAACTTCAACCAGGATGTGACCGGACGCATCCGTATCGTCGGCGGCTATAACCCGTTCGACTTCGCCTATCGCCTGCAACCGGGCGGGAAGCTGGAAACGCCGATCTTCTATGTCGGCTTTTCCGACGCCGGCAAGGGCGGCGCCAGCCGCATCTTCCACCGGTTCCAGCGCGAACAGGTGCTGCCACGACATGGCGGTCGCCTGCCCTTGCGCAAGGTCCTCTACAATAGCTGGGAAGCGACCGAGTTCGACGTCAACGAGGCGGGGCAGATCGCGCTGGCCGAACGCGCCGCGACGCTGGGCGTGGAGCGGTTCGTGATGGACGATGGCTGGTTCGGCGGACGTAACAACGACCGTGCGGGCCTGGGCGACTGGAGCGTCAACCGTACGAAATTCCCCAACGGGCTGACGCCGCTGATCGACCGGGTCAAGGCGCTGGGCATGGATTTCGGTCTGTGGGTCGAACCGGAGATGATCAACGCCGACAGCGACCTGTACCGTGCCCATCCCGACTGGGTGATGCAGTTCAAGGGCCGTCCGCGCAGCGAGGGGCGCAACCAGCTGGTCCTCAACCTCGCGCGGACCGATGTGCGCGACTATGTGCTGGCGACGCTCGACGGCCTGCTGAAGACCAACGACATCGCGTTCCTCAAATGGGACTATAACCGCAACTGGTCCGAACCCGGCTGGCCCGACGCCGATGTCGCCGACCAGCAGGCCATCTATGTGGCGTATGTCCGCAACCTCTACTGGATCCTCGACGAGCTGCGCAAACGGCATCCGCGCGTGGAGATCGAGAGTTGTTCGGGCGGCGGCGGTCGGGTCGACATGGGGATCATGGCGCGCACCGATCAGATGTGGCCGTCGGACAATACCGACCCGCTCGACCGGATGGATATCCAGGACGGCTATACCCAGGCCTATGCGCCCGCGACGATGATGGCGTGGGTGACCGACAGCCCGCATTGGGTGAACCATCGCCAGACGACGCTGGCGTTCCGGTTCCTGTCGGCGATGCAGGGCGGGCTGGGGATCGGCACCAACCTGAACAAATGGCAGGAGATCGATTTCACCATCGCCCGTGCCTATATCGCCGCATACAAGCGTATCCGCGAAACGGTGCAGCAGGGCGACCTGTACCGGCTGAACCGTCCGACCGAGGCCGATCCGCGCTGGACCAACCTCTATGTGTCCGCCGATCGCAAACAGGCGGCGTTGTTCGCGCTGGTCGCCAACACCCACAAGCTGGACGTGATGCCCGCCATCGCGCTCACCGGACTCGACCCCGATGCGCAATATCGGATCGAGTCGATGGACGGGCAGAAACTGCCCGCCACCGTGCCGCCCGTCGCCAGCGGCGGCTATTGGATGCGGCATGGATTGGACGTCACGCTGAGAGGCGACTTCCAAGGGGTCGGCGTGATCCTGACGCGGCAATGACGCATCGCAATAAGTAATACAAAATCTGCATTCATCTGGACGAAACCCCGAAAAAACGCTGGACACCCGTTTTAAAGTAATATTTATTGTCGGCCAGTCACAACAAAATGGGGGGATCGTCATGCGAAAATTTCGTCACAATGCGGCCTTGCTGCTGTCGGGAGCATCACTGCTGCTGCTGGCCGGAACCGCACCCGCGCTGGCACAGGAGGCGCCGACCGCGCCCAGCCGAACGACGGAAGACGATCCCCTCAGGGAAGGCGACGAAATCGTCGTCACCGGCATCCGGGCCAGCCTGGCCAACGCGCTGGAGGTGAAGCGCGACACGATCGGGGTGGTCGACGGTATTTCGGCCAAGGATATCGGCGACTTCCCCGACGCCAATATCGCGGAATCGCTGCAACGCATCACCGGCGTCGCGATCAGCCGCACCAATGGCGAAGGTCGCGGGATCACGGTTCGCGGCCTGGGGCCGGAATTCAATACGGTCCTGCTCAACAACCGGCTGCTGTCGACCGATGCGGGTGGCCGCTCCTTCTCGTTCGACATCCTGTCGTCCGAACTCATCACCGGGGCCGAGGTCTATAAATCGTCGGAAGCGCGGTTCCAGGAGGGCGGCATCGGCTCGACGGTCATCCTGCGCACCGCGCGCCCGACCGACCGCGCCGGTCTGCGCTTTTCGGGCAGCGTCCAGGGGCGGCACGACAACACGTCGGACACCATCACCCCGGTCGTGTCGGGCGTCATCAGCCATAGCAACGCCGATCGCACCTTCGGCGTGCTCGCCAGCGTGATCTACGACAAGCGTCGCTTCGCGCTGCGCAACATCTCGACCGATGGCTGGATCGTCAACCAGCGGGTCGACACCGATGGCGACGGCGTGCGCGAAAGGACCGGGGTGGCGCTGCCGCGCACATTGAACTTCACCGCCAGCGAAACGAGCCGCGAACGCATCGGCGGCACCTTCGCGCTGGATTATGTGATCTCCGACAAGGTGCGCTTCGAGCTGGACGCGCTCTATACCCAGCAAAAGGCCGACAGCCGCACCAACCAGCTCGGCTATTATGTCGATCCGGCGCGGATCACGTCGGCGACGATCAACGCGAACGGCACCGCCACGCAGTTCACCGTGCTGCCCGCGACCGCCACCGCAGGGCTGGCCGCCGACCATATCGTGTCGACCGCGCCGCAGGATGCCCGCACCTATCAGATCGGCGCGCGCATCAAGTGGAAGCCGACCGACACGCTCTCCATCGATTTCGACGCGGCGCATTCCAATTCGCGCAATGCATCGGACCAGTTGTTCTATGTCGTCGGCGTGCGCCAGACCGGCGTGACGCCGACCTTCGTCCTGAACGGGCCGGACGGCCTGCCGACCATGACGAACATCCTGCCGACCAACGACAATTCGGCGGTGCGGCTGCATTGCTGTTCGGAACGCGGCGGGCGCAACGGCGATACGGTGAACCAGGGCGCGGTCGATCTGACGTGGGACCGCAACGGCTTTCTCGACACGATCCAGGCGGGGCTGCTGTTCACCAACCGCAAGAAGATCACCGTCGCGCGCGAATCGCCGGAACCGCTCGGCTGCTTCTATTGCGGCTATCAGGCGCTGGCGCCGTCGTCGCTTTTCACCAATTTCAACGCCAATGTCCTGGGCCGCAACCTGACCTGGCTGAACTATGATCGCGACGCGCTGGTCCGCTATTGGGGATCGGCCGAGGCCGCCAATCAGGTCGGCGGATCGTCGCAATCGGCGATCGACGCGCGCAACCGGTTCCTCGCGGTGTTCGCCGGGAACAACAACAGCCTGAATCCGATCGACCTCGAACGTGGATCGGGTACCGTGCGCGAGAACACCTATGCCGGCTATGTCCAGGCGGCGTTCGCGGGTGAAATGGGCGGCGGCCGCTGGACCGCGATGGCGGGCGCGCGGCTGATCCACACCGATCTCTATGCCACCGGCTATTCGGTGACGCTGCTCAACGTCATCAAGAACCCGGCGGACCCTACGGCGGCGCAACCGGTCTATAGCCCGAATATCCCGGTCGATGCGCGCAACAACTATACCTATGTCCTGCCGTCGCTGAACTTCCGCTTCGACGCGACCGACCAGTTGACCTTCCGCCTCGCGGGGTCGCGGACGATGACCCGTCCGACGCTCAGCCGATTGGGGCTGTCGCAGTCCTTCACCTTCCGCCCGCCCGATTCCAGCTCGGTCAGCGGCGGCAACCCCTATCTGCTGCCGTTCCTGGCGTGGAACGTCGATGCGTCGGCCGACTATTATTTCAGCCGGACCAGCTATGCGAGCATCGCCGCCTTCTACAAGAAGTTGCAGAACTTCATCATCTCCGCCCAGCGCGAAGAGGTGTATTTCGGCGAACGCTTCCTCGCCAACCGACCGTTCAACGCACAGAACGGCGATGTGTACGGGGTGGAAGCGGCGGTGCAGACGGTGTTCGACTTCCTGCCCGCGCCGTTCGACGGCTTCGGCGCATCGGCCAACTATACGCTGGTCCGCAGTTCGATCCGGTTCGATCCGACGCTGAGCAATCAGACGTTCAACGTCGAAGGGCTGTCGGATACCGCCAACCTCGTGCTGTTCTATGAAAAGGACGGTTTTTTCGATCCGCGGCGCCTATAACTGGCGTGCGCCGTTCCTCGCTGCGACGTTCGGGGCGCAGAGCCAGCCGACCCAGGTCTTCGCCTATGACCAGATCGACCTGTCGGCATCGGCCAAGCTGAACGACTCGATTTCGGTCTTTGCCGAGGTGCTGAACCTGACCGACAACCGCTACCAGGATTATTCGCGGTTCGAAGAGCGGCGGATCACCGTATCGACGCAAGGCCGCCGTATCGGAGCGGGTATGCGGTTCAACTTCTGATCGGCTATGGAGGGGGGAGACCATGACGGCTTCCCCCTCCCCTTCACCGTTCATGTCCGGGATCGACAGCTTCATCCTCCGCCGCGACGGCGGTATCCGCGTCACGCTGACCAATCTGGGCGCGACGCTGATGGCGATCGATGCGCCGGACCGGCATGGTCGCCATGCGAACGTCCTGCTCGGCCATGCGCGGGTGCGGGACTATCCCGCCGCCGGTGCGCCGGGGCCCGACGCCTATATGGGGGCGACGTGCGGGCGCTATGCCAATCGGATCGCGGGCGCGACCTTCCCGCTGGACGGCGGGATCGTCCGGTTGGTGGCGAATGACGGGCCCAACCATCTCCATGGCGGCATACCCGGCTTTCACCGGGCGATCTGGCGGGTGGAACGGGCGGAGGCGACGCGCCTCGTCCTGGCGCACCACAGCCCGGATGGCGATGCGGGCTGGCCCGGCGCGCTGCATGTCACCGCCACCTTCCTGCTCCCCACGCCGGACCGGTTGCGGGTCGAGTATCGGGCGACGACCGACCGTCCGACGCACGTCAATCTGGTCAGCCATCCCTATTTCAACCTGTCGGGCGATCCGGCGACGACGATCCACGATCACCGCCTGCGCATCGCCGCCGACCATGTCCTGTCGATCGACGAGGCCGCGCTGCCGACCGGGGAGCGCCAGCGCGTCGGGGGAACGCCCTTCGACTTTCGGACCTCGCGGCCGATCGGTCGGGGTGTCCATCCCGGATACAACCACAACTACTGCCTGGCCGGGGACGGCCTGCGCGAAGTCGCCTGGCTCGACCATCCCGCCAGCGGCCGGAACCTGACGATCACGACCGACCGGCCGGGACTGCAATTCTATGACGGATACGCCTTGTCGGGCGCGTTCGCACCGCATGAAGGGCTGTGCCTGGAGGCGCAGGGCTGGCCGGACGCGGTCCACCATCCGCAATTTCCCTCCAGCCGCCTCGATCCCGGTAATCGCTGGCAGGCGGTTACCGAATGGCGCTTCGGCGTGACCCCGGCGTCATAACCGCCCCATCCTGCCGCCATCGGCAACCAGCTCCGCGCCGGACACGAAGCGCGCCCCATCCGAGGCGAGGAACAGCGCAAGCGAGGCGATATCCGCCGGTGTGCCGATATCGGCGGGATCGATCACCTCGATCCCCGCCGCGATGTTCGGGCTGGCGCGCAGCAGCGGCGTGTCGATCGCGCCGGGCAGGATCGCGTTGCAGCGGATGCCGCGCGCCGCCCCCTCGATCGCGGTCGATCGCGTCAGGCTGACCAGCGCGGCCTTGGATGCGGCATAGGATGCGACCTCGGCGGAGGTGCGATGGGCATGGATCGACGCCACGTTCACGATCGCCCCGCCCGACGGCATGTGGCGCAACGCGTGGCCGGTGAACAGCGCCGGCGCGATCAGGTTGACCGCCAGCAAGCGCTGCCAGTCGGCGGCGTCCTGTTCCGTGATCGGCTTGTAGATCATGATCCCGGCGACGTTGACCAATATGTCGAACCGCCCGAACCGGTCGAGCGTCGCCGCCACCGCCCGGTCGACAGCGGTCGGGTCGGCGATGTCGCACGCGATCGCCAAATGCCGGTCGTCGTGGCGCAGTGCATCGGCAGTGCGGTCGACCATCGCGACCGCCGCCCCCGCTTCCGCCAGCGCCTTGGCGATCGCCCCGCCGATGCCGCCGCCCGCACCGGTGACGATCGCCCCCCTGCCATCGAACCCCGTCACCATTCGCGAAGACTCCCGTCGGTGCCGCGCCATACCGGATTGCGCCAGCGATGCGGAACCCGTGCCGCGTCGCGCACCCGCGCCTCGTCGATCGTCACGCCCAGTCCCGGTCCGCGCGGCACGGCGACGCGGCCATTGCGCACGGTCAGCACCTCCGGATCGCTCAGATAGGTCAGCAGATCGGCATCGGCCTGGTTATAATGGATGCCGAGCGAGATTTCCTGGATCACGAAATTGGGCGTCGTAGCCGCGACCTGGAAACAGGCGGCCAGCGCCAGCGGTCCCAACGGGCAATGCGGGGCGAGCGCCACGTCATAGGCCTCGGCCATGGCGGCGATCCGGCGCCCCTCCGAAATGCCACCGGCATGGGCCAGATCGGGCTGCGCCACATCGATGACCGCGCGCTCGAAAAAGGGTTTGAAATCCCACCGCGAATAAAGCCGCTCGCCCATCGCCAGCGGCACCGTGGACTGGGCAGCGATCTGCGCCAGCGCTTCGGGGTGTTCGCCCAGCAGCACCTCCTCGACGAACAGCGGGCCGAGCGGGGCCAGCGCCTCCACCAGCCGCCGCGCAACCGGTTTGTGGACCCGGCCGTGGAAATCGATGCCCACGTCCATCCCCGTCTCGCGCACCATCGCCAGCCGTTCGACGGCGGCATCGACCGCGCTGGGGCTGGCCAGCCATTCCATCTCCTCCGACCCGTTCATCTTGATCGCGTCGAACCCTTGCGCCTTGCGGGTAAGCGCGGCGGCGGCGACGTCGCTCGGCCGGTCGCCGCCGATCCAGGCATAGACGCGGATGCTGTCGCGCACGCGCCCGCCCAGCAGGTCATGGACCGGTACGCCCAGCGCCCGCCCGCGCAAGTCCCACAAAGCCATGTCGATGCCGGAGATCGCCGACATCAGCACCGGGCCGCCGCGATAGAAGCCCAGGCGATAGAGCATCTGCCACGCATCCTCGATCCGGTCGGCGTCATGGCCGATCAGCCGGTCGCGCGCGGCGTCCAGCGCCCCCGCCACCGCCTCCGCATGGCCCTCCAGACTGGCCTCGCCCCAGCCGACGCTGCCGTCGTCGCACTCGATCCGCACGAACAGCCAGCGCGGCGGCACGAGAAAATGTTCGATCCTGGCGATGCGGGCCATGTCAGCGAATGCTCCGTTCGGGGGCCGCGCGCGTCAGCGACAGGCGCGGCAGGCGCCCCGTCTGACGCAGCCGGTCGGCGATGACCGCGATCAGCAGGATGCCGCCGCGCACGACATATTGATAGAAGGTGGGGATGTTCAGCAGGTTCAGCGCATTTTGCGCCGCGCCCATGATGAGGACGCCGATCATCACCCCGCCGATCGTCGCGACCCCGCCCGACAACGACACGCCGCCCAGCACACAGGCCGAGATCACCGCCAGCTCCAATCCGATGCTGGTATTGGGCTGGCCGCTGGTGATGCGCGCCGCCAGGATGATACCAGCCAGCGCCGCCATCAGCCCCTGCAACGCGAACACGATGATCCGCACCCGGGTGATCGGCACCCCCGCCAGGCGCGCTGCCTCGGCATTGCCGCCGATCGCCAGGATGTTGCGACCGAACACCGTGCGGTTGAGCACGACGCCGAACAGCGCGAACCCGGCCACCATGATCCAGATCGGCCAGCCGATGCCCAGCATCCCGCCCGACCCCAGCGTATAGAAGCGCTGGAGCGGGATGGCGACGCTCTGTCCGCCCGAGGTGAGGAAGGCGAGGCCGCGCACCATTTCCATCGTCGCCAGCGTGACGATCAGGGAATTGACCTGGAAACCGGCGATCAGCACGCCGTTCACCAGCCCGACCGCCAACCCGCCGCCCAGCCCGGCCAGCACGCCCAGCGTCACGCTGCCGGTCGCGCCCATCGTCACCGCCGCCAGCACGCCCGAAAAGGCGACCGTCGAGCCGACCGACAGGTCGACTTCGCGCATCGCCAGCACGAGCATCATCGTCGCGGCGATGGTGCCGACCAGCGTGACCGACAATAACAGGCCCTGTGCGTTTCGTACCGACAGGAAGTCGGGAACGAACAGGCCGAGCGCGGCGAGCAGTAGGACGAGCAGCAGCAGCG
This window harbors:
- a CDS encoding site-specific integrase; its protein translation is MAFSGCRISEALSLTAQSIDFASGQVVIKCLKKRGKTVFRSIPLPSNLLQLFKSWFATRPNDADLLWPWSRMTGYRRIRDVMLEARIRGSHASPKGLRHGFGVRAIQTGVPLTLVQRWLGHADIKTTAIYTSAMGPEERQIAERMWNGRARRPTGIVPPAPPEVDCTAATRPLDAHASVQRHSEPPPACQGSPLAGPTRGPLRKLLRFLTTNLSSASRMQTAGP
- a CDS encoding M66 family metalloprotease → METTATDGLSGYVQVVTGASSGPSSAGALPMTVLSATMEFAQTHVLPAQGITWTSEDRTTNLHLIANRAALAIVRLGATDAVSPSIEALRDGVVLGSVELAPPSAVPSSEGGGPAFATDAWTADLPRNWIAPGTQFIVKAANYAPSAPISPLIGADSSMLLRVLPFYLFGGTEANTQPLWVAQRPNPAIESELAAKWPVANLEVAPHPAGFVSWDHLVISPNDGRPAYVMRNADQEQGGSELLGAVLGILNALRKANGESRTNNQYYASLLPLGAAGTYRWSGGGLGTVGGGIGAGTFRFGSIFFHEQGHAFGLGHAGHEDGYPYPAGSLKGSAWGYDPDRRQFLSPLVPTTASNYAGCARDHELDETGRCYKQDPMQNGAGDQDPSYRFTMFSDFNTARMQRWLEGTTTIGSDGQPLFSGGRIFAQPNGYARWNSLSQAWSPLPDDNTEDRGLYGVNLNLPVERNLPVYAIVITYSLTATPGVSQIYPVLRFTGNTIRTFDPTNAQDRADIDIRTGKYRQYCQNSGCDYTLRVTYSDGSIIHRILKDGFRGFIGADRPLPARASDPTSDGSFKTWAINIPATHAISRIELLETPTAWRGMPAEPRVVLRQ
- a CDS encoding alpha-galactosidase, which gives rise to MGKIAALLLLGTAPVPALAQASYDGAARMFRLDGGDVTYAFKVNAQGILQSVYWGRRLPDRVPLSAPELSGLSGFDIAANVVPQEYAGQGGGLYAEPALKVAYPDGNRDLVLYYRSHRMDGDAVHVTLSDLDRPLFVTLTYRIDRGTGVIARSAVIENRGTADVRLDQVAAAGLTLPVAYDYKLHFSTGRWAAEWTMRERAITPGATVLESRRGSTGSENNPWFMVTRQGTDEAKGPAWIGALAWSGSWRLNFNQDVTGRIRIVGGYNPFDFAYRLQPGGKLETPIFYVGFSDAGKGGASRIFHRFQREQVLPRHGGRLPLRKVLYNSWEATEFDVNEAGQIALAERAATLGVERFVMDDGWFGGRNNDRAGLGDWSVNRTKFPNGLTPLIDRVKALGMDFGLWVEPEMINADSDLYRAHPDWVMQFKGRPRSEGRNQLVLNLARTDVRDYVLATLDGLLKTNDIAFLKWDYNRNWSEPGWPDADVADQQAIYVAYVRNLYWILDELRKRHPRVEIESCSGGGGRVDMGIMARTDQMWPSDNTDPLDRMDIQDGYTQAYAPATMMAWVTDSPHWVNHRQTTLAFRFLSAMQGGLGIGTNLNKWQEIDFTIARAYIAAYKRIRETVQQGDLYRLNRPTEADPRWTNLYVSADRKQAALFALVANTHKLDVMPAIALTGLDPDAQYRIESMDGQKLPATVPPVASGGYWMRHGLDVTLRGDFQGVGVILTRQ
- a CDS encoding TonB-dependent receptor, coding for MRKFRHNAALLLSGASLLLLAGTAPALAQEAPTAPSRTTEDDPLREGDEIVVTGIRASLANALEVKRDTIGVVDGISAKDIGDFPDANIAESLQRITGVAISRTNGEGRGITVRGLGPEFNTVLLNNRLLSTDAGGRSFSFDILSSELITGAEVYKSSEARFQEGGIGSTVILRTARPTDRAGLRFSGSVQGRHDNTSDTITPVVSGVISHSNADRTFGVLASVIYDKRRFALRNISTDGWIVNQRVDTDGDGVRERTGVALPRTLNFTASETSRERIGGTFALDYVISDKVRFELDALYTQQKADSRTNQLGYYVDPARITSATINANGTATQFTVLPATATAGLAADHIVSTAPQDARTYQIGARIKWKPTDTLSIDFDAAHSNSRNASDQLFYVVGVRQTGVTPTFVLNGPDGLPTMTNILPTNDNSAVRLHCCSERGGRNGDTVNQGAVDLTWDRNGFLDTIQAGLLFTNRKKITVARESPEPLGCFYCGYQALAPSSLFTNFNANVLGRNLTWLNYDRDALVRYWGSAEAANQVGGSSQSAIDARNRFLAVFAGNNNSLNPIDLERGSGTVRENTYAGYVQAAFAGEMGGGRWTAMAGARLIHTDLYATGYSVTLLNVIKNPADPTAAQPVYSPNIPVDARNNYTYVLPSLNFRFDATDQLTFRLAGSRTMTRPTLSRLGLSQSFTFRPPDSSSVSGGNPYLLPFLAWNVDASADYYFSRTSYASIAAFYKKLQNFIISAQREEVYFGERFLANRPFNAQNGDVYGVEAAVQTVFDFLPAPFDGFGASANYTLVRSSIRFDPTLSNQTFNVEGLSDTANLVLFYEKDGFFDPRRL